A section of the Castanea sativa cultivar Marrone di Chiusa Pesio chromosome 12, ASM4071231v1 genome encodes:
- the LOC142621283 gene encoding ER lumen protein-retaining receptor: protein MNIFRLSGDMTHLASVLVLLLKIHTIKSCAGISLKTQELYALVFATRYLDIFTDYISFYNTIMKLIFLGSSFSIVWYMRRHKIVRRSYDRDQDTFRHYFLVLPCLFFALVINEKFTFKEVMWTFSLYLEAVAILPQLVLLQRTRNIDNLTGQYVFLLGAYRALYILNWIYRYFTEPHYVHWIPWIAGLVQTLLYADFFYYYFHSWKNNKKLQLPA from the exons ATGAATATATTCAGATTATCTGGTGATATGACCCATTTGGCCAGCGTCCTCGTCTTGCTCCTCAAGATCCACACCATCAAATCTTGCGCTG GTATTTCTTTGAAGACACAAGAACTCTATGCCCTAGTTTTTGCTACCCGCTACTTGGATATTTTTACGGACTATATATCTTTTTATAATACCATCATGAAGTTAATATTCTTGGGGAGCTCATTTTCAATTGTTTGGTACATGAGGCGCCACAAAATTGTTCGTAGGTCCTATGATAGAGACCAAGATACCTTCCGCCATTATTTCCTTGTACTGCCTTGCTTATTCTTTGCCCTAGTTATCAATGAGAAGTTCACCTTTAAGGAG GTCATGTGgacattttctttatatttagaAGCCGTGGCCATACTTCCTCAGCTCGTTCTGTTACAAAGAACTAGAAATATTGACAACTTGACAGGGCAATATGTATTTCTTCTTGG TGCTTACCGAGCATTATACATTCTCAACTGGATCTATCGCTACTTCACTGAGCCACACTATGTCCATTGGATAC CTTGGATAGCTGGGCTTGTTCAAACGTTGCTTTATGCTGACTTCTTCTATTATTATTTCCATAG CTGGAAGAACAACAAAAAGCTTCAATTGCCAGCTTGA